CCACGGGCCTCGCCATGGAAGCACTCAGGCTAAGGGCAATGTTTGGCCTAAATTTAGTAGTTTTTAGTCTTTTTAGTAACTTTTTTGtcaaacactatgactaaaaggactttagtcctctctagtaacttTTAAATTATTAAAAATGACTAAatcatttagtagctactaaagtttagtagcccAAACCAAATATGCCCTAAGCCGTCAGGCTAGCTTCCCCGGGTCTGGCTCCATCCGACGCCAGCCGCTAGGGTTGTAtagttaaaaagaaaagaaaaaatactgTCCTGGTGGCAGGCCCCCCGGACGGCCTGGACCCCATCCCTAACGTCGGGTGAGAAGGATCCGGCCTGTAGTCTGCATAAAAAGATCAGCCGGACCCCGCAGTCCATCTCCACCACAGCCACAGTCCACAGCACCTTCACCTTCCCTTTGAGCAATTCATAGTTCGTCTTCCACCCAGAAGCTCCCTCCACAGCTGATCCACATAAGATAGCTGCCTCATCGACCTGAGTCAGTCACGATGCCTccccatggagatggagatgaacTTCCTTCCTTTTCCCCGTCGATTCCCCACTCCACCCAAGATTATTCACCCAAGACTCCAGCAGATCCAGCTGCCCAGATTCCATCAAATACAGCCATGGATATGGACCTCGAAACCCTCGGCTGCTACTATAGGGGCCCCTCCGTTGATTTTAGATCTTTATCATCGTGGCTCCCTCCAGAATCACCTCAAATCGACTGGTCTGAGATCATCAACTTTGCCGCGCCGGCGGATGCCCCCGAAGATCGGCGCCCTTGGAGTACGGATGCCGATATGCTCGGGGTCAACGACGCCGCCGCCCCACAGGCAGCACCCCCGGTCCCTGTGGGGGGAGGCGGACACGCTGCCCCTTGGTGTGCTACGGCCGGTACGACGGAGATCCAGCACCTGGAGGAGGAGGATGCTCAGCGGCGGTTCGATTCGTGGAAGAGCGACGTTGAGCAGCGCCTCCTCGGGGAAGTGGACCCTTTGACGGTCTCCGATGAGAAGCTGGTGGAGGCTcccgctccggctccggctcccgaAGACGGCCGCCCTTCCGATAGAGATGCCGATACGGCCCAGGTCAACGCCGCCATCGAGCCCGTGGAGGAATATGAGCGGAGGTTCGGTTCATTCAAGAGCGCCGTCGAGCAGGACCTCAGGTTACCACATTTTCAGCAGCTccagcatgaacagtgtttttcataaacagtatttttttttttcaGTCCAGCCCAACAAGCTATATTTAGGTGGCGGTCACTCACCCGGTCTTTGGACCTGTTATATGAGCGGAGGTTCGGTTCATTCAAGAATGGCGATGAGTTACCAGGACGCTTTGACATCGCAACGAACAAACCGTGGTCCATCGTCAGATTCACGGGACCCGACGCGAAAGGCAGAAAGCCCCACCAGGGACGCTGGAAGGAGAAGAGCATGAAGGGGATGCGTGCAGTTGCAGATCCGTCGCCCCAACCGCCGGAACAACAACAGCAACGCTACGTCGGCCTCAAGAAGACGCTGGAGCTGGACGACGACGGCAACGGCAACAAGTGGCGCGCCCACGAGTACACCCCGCTCGTACCCTCCGACGATGGTAGTGATAAGCTTATACCCGCGGTAATAAAGGATCACtcaactactactactgctatacATGTACAAATAAAGAGCAAATATACTTCGTCATCCTCATATCTAATTTGCTccatccctctccctccctcttgcAGGACATCTCACTCCGCGTTGAATTCAAAGAAGATGAACCACTGTCGTCGTCGTCTTCGAAACGCTCCAGAAGTGGCGCTCCCAAGGATGGCCCCAAGGTCCCCGTGAAATCAGCTGTATGGAAACACATGACCAAAGTACATGTCAAAGTCGCTGCTAATAATGCGGATGGGTCCCAAAGGAAGAAACCTTGCTACAAAGTCATGTATGCCATCTGTCACCACTGTGACAAAGTGTTCAACGCTGATTCCGGACGACACGGCACAAACAACCTGTCAGAACACTTGGATAGCTGCCACTGCAATTGCACACACTCGCACTAGATACAATGAATTGAAAGGTAGATTAGAATTAGATAGTCCCTTTTTCCACTAGACTAGACTAGAGATCCTTTTTTTGCTCCGGCCCGCTTCTGTTGTAATATATGTGTGTAAACACTTGAATTACAATGGGGCAGAGTGCTCAATCTTTTTCTCCTTTGCCTCATCATTTCCCTCCCTCCATCCTCCCCAAGACGCGGCCCCGGCCCAAGGAGCCCCCGATCCGTCGCTTTTTACTGGCCTGGGAGTTCAGTCACATGAtgatgtctctctctctctcgtctcgTCTCATGTAGTCATGTCCCAGCCAGCAGAGTGAGCTACTGGACTTGGCTTGTTGGGCTTCTTGGCCCACTCTTGTCCCGCACACCGACTACTGGGCCAAGATGGGTGGCGACTCGTGCGCGGCCCATCTTGAGTAGAAGTAGCAACTTCATGCGGTGGCTGCTCCTTTCTCCAGCTTTCTCAAGAGGTAGTGCATTCAGACGGCTATCAATCTGGGTATTGGCCATCTTATCCTGGAGTCAGATGCTCAAGAGGTAGTGCATGCTATCAACACAGAAACTTATTCAGATTCTGTCGTGGGACATCTGATAGAAGAAGTCAAGTCTTTGATAGGCTTGAATTTTCTTAGTTTCGAGTGTGTTTTCAAGGGGAGAGAATGTAATCAAGCCTGGGGCATTTGTGCGCTGAGGGAGAGGAGTAGATCTTAGGCTTCGCTCCTGGTAGCGTGTGTTATTGTAGCTAACGATTTGTTAGCTGTTGCGTAATGAAGTTACacccattttttttaaaaaaaaagtatcAGCAGTAGCAACACAGGCCTGCATGGAACCTATGATTTCCGCCGGAATTCCTATAGAATATGTTAGACGAAATTCACAGGTCAAATAAGACCTGAGTTCGAGTACCTTTTACAGTAAAAGAAAGGTAATGGCGGTAAAATCTTGGCCCGACTGGCACATCTGCACATGCATATCCATTGACCATCCGCCGCCGGTGGTCCAAGACGCAGCCAAAGGATCTCCGAGCCGTCGCCTACGCCCAGGTGGCCGCCACAACCACAAGGAACAAGACAAGCCCCCAGAGCCCAAGAAAACgctggctgacaggtgggcctctCTGCCCTAGAACGGCTCACATGCATGGCTGATAGTACCTGACTCAAGCAGCAGCACGGCATGACGGAATGGACCGATCCTCCCATCTCCACCAGGTCCACCATGAATTCACATGCACTTGCTTGCACGCCGGCGTTCAGCCTttaacagcagcagcaggcagccGCATTCCCcggttccttttttttttttagtaCTGTTTTACAAGATATACATGTATATAGCAGCCATTCAGCTCTTTTGCCATGCATGCTACAAAAGGCCTCAAAACTCTATCAGACAGCTGTTGTgacatactagtagtagtatatttGACTATTTGAGAAACATGCATCAGTTTTTAACCAATCAGACAGCTCAAAACTCAGATGCTTCAGTCCTTACTTAAGCTTAACAGGTAAGTTGAGTTGTTACCAACAGAACACTGTCATTTTAGATAAACCAGAACTGATCGTCTGAAAATACACTGCGCACCCATGAACAGACTCACCATGCGTCACTAGAAGTGAACTCTAGAAAATAGCAAGCAGTGCCAGCTACCAAGTTTACTTACAAGATCGATGCCATGATTCAGCGTTACAAAGAGGTGTTCTCTGCGCTTAGAGTTGCAACTGCTGGTAAAGGAATGCCTCTAAGCATATCTGTATGAGAAACACAGGTCATTTTTGTGCTAATCAGATGGCTCAGTTATCAAATTGACAAATTCTCAAGTCCTGCCTGAGTCGAATTGTTGCTAACTGAACATTGCCCTTGTGCACAGTTTGCAAACTAGCAAGTCCGAACCAATGGATCTTGAAACCACAACAGTTCAAAATTCATCACCTGCCTTTTTTTTCACTCCATGTTCTATTATTTCCATCCTAAGAAACATAACTTTGCATCTACTGATTCTACACCTGAAGCTTGGCACTTGCCCTGGGTAGATGGTACAGCGACTGAACTGGGATGAGACAGCAAGGCGACTAACCGTATATACACGGGCTATCCATTGTTGAGCTACGATCCAAATTCAAGCTCGGACCGAAGCGAAGCggcccattagcgttaagagggactacatcatctattagttccgtattgctaatagacgaggatgtggggttttttctccctatatatacggaCTACCTCCCTCATAGGCATCATAGACTTGTATACGGGAAGGCCCCTAGGTTAGGGTATCCCCAAGTTGTAAATCTCCGGCATTTGTAATCCCAcctgatatagtgaagatttgctggctggtgcccgtggttttttcccttccaccttggaagggttttccacgttaaaatctcgtgtctcctgtgtttgatctactgttcttcgtcgtttatattgtctatcgtttataacaagtggtaccagagcttggtttgaccttagggtttcgcgatggcatcgatgaagtttgatctaccgctgctggattacaagacgagatttgcactgtggcaagtcaagatgcgagCGATTCTGGCACAATCTTCGGATCTTGATGAGGCGCTGGATGGTTTCGGAGGAAAAGGACAGAAGTCATGGACCGCTGAAGAGAAGCGGAAGGATCGTAAGGCTATGTCTCTGATTCAACTTCAtctacataatgatattttgcaagaaGTGCTGCAGGAGAAAACTGCCGCAGAACTTTGGCTCAAGCTAGAATCGATCTGTAtatccaaggatctaaccagtaagatgcacgtgaagatgaagttgttcacgcacaagctgcaagaaggtggttcggtgatgaaccacttatcgatctttaaggagaacctagtgtcgatggaggtaaaatatgatgatgaagatttagcTCTTCTACTGTTATGCTCACTGCCTACTTCGTTTGCAAATTTTTGAGATACCATACTATTAAGCCATGATGAACTAACTCTTGCGGAAGTATATGAGGCCCTCCAGACAAGGAAGAAGATGAAAGGTATGGTTCAGTCTGATGTGTCgtcctccaagggcaaagtgttgcaggttagaggcaggcccgagtagaaaacctacaacaacaacaataatcgagACAAGAGCAAGAATGGTAAAGGCCGTTCTAAGTCCAGAGGTAGGGATAAGTTCTATaggtattgtaagaaagatactcatgtcattgaggattgttggaagctgcagaataaggagaaaagaaaCGGTACGTATAAACCGAAAAATAAATCCGATGGTGATGGTAAGGCCTCTGTTGTCTCCGTTGTTGATAATTCTGATTCAGGAGATGTTCTGGTTGTTTTTGTgggttgtgttgctggtcatgatgaatggatacttgattctgcatgatcgtttcatatatgctctaacaGAGATTGGTTCAGTTCTTACGAGTCTGTGTAGAGTGGAGATGTCGTGCATATGGGAGATAACAACCCACGTGAGATTGTGGGCATTGGCTCCGTTCAGATCAATATGTATGATGGCATGATATGCACACTGAAAGATGTGAGACACATACCAGGGATGGCCAGAAATCTTATCTCCCTTAGCACACTTGATGCCGAGGGGTACAGACACTCTGGTTCAGGTGGAGTGTGTAAGGTATCAAAAGGCTCTCTCATTTATATGATACGTGATATGAactctgcaaagttatatgttcttAGAGGAAGTACTTTACATGGTTCTGTCACTGCTCCTGCTGTTtctaatgatgaaccaagtaaaactaatctctggcatatgcgtcttgggcatatgagtgaacttggtatggcagaattgattaAGAGAGACCTGTTGGATGGCTGCACTGTGGGTAAGATGAAGTTTTGTGAGCACTGTGTTTTTGGTAAGTACAAGAGGGTAAAATTCAATGCATCTGTTCATACCACCAAAGGTACACTTGATTATGTACATGCTGATTTGTGGGGGACGTCTCATAAGCCCTCTTATGGTggtgctcattacatgcttaccattattgatgattactttagaaaagtgtggccttactttctaaaaaataaagatgatacttttgctgcttttaaagagtggaaagttatgatagaaaggcaaactgaaaagaaggtaaaattgcttcgtactaaCAATGGTGGTGAATTCTGTTCggatgcttttaatgattactgTAGGAAATAAGGCATTGTCAGGCACCACACCATCCCGTAcactcctcagcagaatggtgtggctGAGCGCATGAACCGAACCATCATCTCGAGGGCTCGTTGCATGTTGTCCAATGCTCGTACGAACATGCAtttttgggctgaggctgctaacactgcctgttacttgatcaaccggtcaccttctatcccacttaataagaaaactcccattgaggtatggtctggtatgcctgctgattattcatagttgagagttttcggttgcactgcttatgctcatgttgataatggaaagctagaacctagagccattaagtgtctgtttcttggttatggttctggagttaaaggatataagttatggAATCCTGAAACTAAAAAGACTTTCATGAGCAGGagcgttgttttcaatgaatctgttatGTTTAATGATAGCTTGTCCACAGATGTTTCACCAGTTGGTTCTGATGAGGAGTAGGAACATGTTAGCGTGCAGGTGGAGCACGTAGATGATCAGGAAACTgaaattgttgataacaatgttcatgATATTGTTCAGCACTCACCTCCTGTTTTGCAGCCTCAAAATAAGTCTATTGTAGATCGCAGAACAAAGAGGAGTTGTGGACCTCATCCACGTTTAATTGAGGAATGTGATATTGTTCATTATGCCtttagttgtgctgaacaggttgAGAACATTCATGAGCCGCTACATACACTAAAGCTGTTGTTTCTGGTGACCGCGAGAAGTGGATTTCCGCTATGCAAGAAGAGATGCAGTCACTTGAGAAAAATGGCACATGGGATGTTGTGCGCTTGCCTAAACACAAGAAGGCCATTCGTTGTAAATGGAACTTCAAAAGAAAGGAGGGTTTGTCTCCTAGTGAGCCTCCAAgatttaaggcaaggttagtagcaaaaggtttcagtcagattcctggtgttgattataatgatgtgttctcttcagttgtaaagcatagttcaattcgtacatgtaacaccctaggtgtttaggcttccactaaattgcatgtcatttcataaacatgtgcattatccatgtcatcatgccattatcagtgaaacatacatatgcaacattttaaattgtatgtgtttcctGTTTggttgcttagagtggtagtagtgcaacacgtgaatgtaacatgaaactcttatacttggaaacatggcaaaatggtagtaatgtgacaagcaTAGGATAACAAccaggtcatgcaacatgtgaaacattgtattgaaacatatgagtGAACTACTTGTTTTAATTgctgtatcacatgtgatcattagaagtggtagaacaattttgtaaaatggttgatcatggtctattacaccttaactacacttaggttacttgtttggacattgttcatatagatcaaaatgaccaaaatgcccttaattgcatgtttgacttgaattgaccctaggagtgtcatagtttgactatttaaaaagtccaacttggaagctttgcatggctgtacactctttaccAAACTTGTAGCTAATTtagcaaggaacaaaagttgttttatggtcaactcatgaaaaggtctagaacatggtcaaacatggcccacaagtcagaagtacatgctgatttcatattcagcaaatttttctaagtcctaaagtg
This DNA window, taken from Miscanthus floridulus cultivar M001 chromosome 13, ASM1932011v1, whole genome shotgun sequence, encodes the following:
- the LOC136501651 gene encoding uncharacterized protein isoform X1, encoding MPPHGDGDELPSFSPSIPHSTQDYSPKTPADPAAQIPSNTAMDMDLETLGCYYRGPSVDFRSLSSWLPPESPQIDWSEIINFAAPADAPEDRRPWSTDADMLGVNDAAAPQAAPPVPVGGGGHAAPWCATAGTTEIQHLEEEDAQRRFDSWKSDVEQRLLGEVDPLTVSDEKLVEAPAPAPAPEDGRPSDRDADTAQVNAAIEPVEEYERRFGSFKSAVEQDLSPAQQAIFRWRSLTRSLDLLYERRFGSFKNGDELPGRFDIATNKPWSIVRFTGPDAKGRKPHQGRWKEKSMKGMRAVADPSPQPPEQQQQRYVGLKKTLELDDDGNGNKWRAHEYTPLVPSDDGSDKLIPADISLRVEFKEDEPLSSSSSKRSRSGAPKDGPKVPVKSAVWKHMTKVHVKVAANNADGSQRKKPCYKVMYAICHHCDKVFNADSGRHGTNNLSEHLDSCHCNCTHSH
- the LOC136501651 gene encoding uncharacterized protein isoform X2, translating into MPPHGDGDELPSFSPSIPHSTQDYSPKTPADPAAQIPSNTAMDMDLETLGCYYRGPSVDFRSLSSWLPPESPQIDWSEIINFAAPADAPEDRRPWSTDADMLGVNDAAAPQAAPPVPVGGGGHAAPWCATAGTTEIQHLEEEDAQRRFDSWKSDVEQRLLGEVDPLTVSDEKLVEAPAPAPAPEDGRPSDRDADTAQVNAAIEPVEEYERSPAQQAIFRWRSLTRSLDLLYERRFGSFKNGDELPGRFDIATNKPWSIVRFTGPDAKGRKPHQGRWKEKSMKGMRAVADPSPQPPEQQQQRYVGLKKTLELDDDGNGNKWRAHEYTPLVPSDDGSDKLIPADISLRVEFKEDEPLSSSSSKRSRSGAPKDGPKVPVKSAVWKHMTKVHVKVAANNADGSQRKKPCYKVMYAICHHCDKVFNADSGRHGTNNLSEHLDSCHCNCTHSH